In one window of Candidatus Zixiibacteriota bacterium DNA:
- the aprB gene encoding adenylyl-sulfate reductase subunit beta: MPSFVIVDKCDGCKALDKTACQHICPNDLMVLDKDKMKAYNQAPEMCWECYSCVKICPVQAVEVRGYADFVPMGATVTPLRSTDSIMWTVKFRNGMLKRFKFPIRTTEEGQAQPEGGFATATDDLKSDLLCTEPESSGMAQIPSVK, from the coding sequence ATGCCTAGCTTCGTAATTGTCGACAAGTGCGATGGGTGCAAGGCGCTGGACAAGACAGCTTGTCAGCACATTTGTCCCAACGACTTGATGGTGCTGGACAAGGACAAAATGAAAGCCTACAACCAGGCACCCGAGATGTGCTGGGAATGCTACAGCTGCGTCAAGATCTGCCCGGTCCAGGCAGTCGAGGTTCGCGGTTATGCTGATTTTGTCCCAATGGGCGCGACGGTCACCCCGCTGCGTTCCACAGACTCCATCATGTGGACTGTCAAGTTCAGGAACGGTATGCTGAAGAGATTCAAATTCCCGATCCGCACCACTGAGGAAGGTCAAGCGCAACCGGAAGGCGGATTCGCCACCGCTACTGACGACCTGAAGAGCGATTTGCTATGTACAGAGCCTGAGTCATCAGGTATGGCACAGATTCCAAGCGTCAAGTAA
- the qmoC gene encoding quinone-interacting membrane-bound oxidoreductase complex subunit QmoC → MAEPKYLEPDTDLISEVRRAGGDSLKKCYQCATCSVVCNLSPADNPFPRKEMIQAQWGMTDALMRDPDVWLCYQCNDCSIHCPRNARPGDVLAAIRSHIYRKFAVPSFMGKALANPGALPILFLVPILIITACIFLSAPRTTDGSFLFLSSSVIDFNIFMPHSTVDALFVIGNILIFILAAIGFRRFWRGLQGRGEDQRMSFVSGMVQALKEIFSHARFFECETNKSRSWAHIILFAGFGGAMITTGCVFIFIFIPYYLNMLGLEQFESFFHLPLDISHPVKILGAVSGVLMTIGGGMLIVRRWSDKEKVGASGYADNLFLWTIFLVGVTGMLSWLIRLSGLAMPAYTAYFLHLVFVYFLLWYMPYSKFAHMIYRSLALVYAKQIGREPRS, encoded by the coding sequence ATGGCTGAACCGAAATATCTGGAGCCTGACACAGACCTGATCAGTGAAGTCCGAAGGGCTGGTGGGGATAGTCTGAAGAAGTGCTATCAGTGCGCTACCTGTTCGGTTGTCTGCAACCTGTCTCCTGCCGACAACCCGTTTCCGCGCAAGGAGATGATTCAGGCGCAGTGGGGTATGACTGATGCACTCATGAGAGATCCTGATGTTTGGCTCTGCTACCAGTGCAACGACTGCAGCATTCACTGTCCACGCAATGCAAGGCCGGGCGATGTGCTTGCGGCAATCAGGTCTCACATCTATCGCAAGTTTGCTGTTCCATCGTTCATGGGTAAGGCACTCGCGAATCCCGGTGCACTCCCGATTCTCTTTCTCGTTCCGATACTCATTATCACTGCCTGCATATTTTTGTCGGCTCCTCGAACTACTGATGGAAGTTTTCTGTTTCTCAGCAGCTCTGTCATTGATTTCAACATATTCATGCCGCACAGCACGGTGGATGCACTGTTCGTCATTGGCAATATCCTGATTTTCATACTGGCAGCAATCGGCTTTCGACGATTCTGGCGAGGTCTTCAGGGCAGGGGAGAGGATCAGCGAATGTCCTTCGTTTCCGGAATGGTGCAGGCTCTCAAAGAAATATTCAGCCATGCACGGTTCTTTGAATGCGAGACGAACAAGTCTCGGAGTTGGGCACACATTATTCTCTTTGCTGGATTCGGCGGCGCGATGATTACCACCGGGTGCGTATTCATCTTCATCTTCATACCATATTATCTGAATATGCTCGGTCTCGAGCAGTTCGAGTCGTTCTTCCATTTGCCTCTCGACATCTCTCATCCGGTCAAGATTCTTGGCGCTGTCAGCGGAGTCCTCATGACGATCGGCGGGGGAATGCTGATCGTACGAAGATGGTCGGACAAGGAGAAGGTAGGCGCGAGCGGATATGCTGATAATCTGTTCCTGTGGACGATCTTCCTGGTCGGCGTCACTGGCATGCTGTCGTGGCTGATCAGGCTCTCCGGCTTAGCGATGCCTGCATACACAGCATATTTTCTGCATTTGGTTTTTGTGTACTTTCTTCTTTGGTATATGCCGTATTCGAAATTCGCGCATATGATCTATCGCTCGCTGGCTCTTGTCTACGCAAAACAGATAGGACGCGAACCAAGAAGCTAA
- the sat gene encoding sulfate adenylyltransferase: protein MAKSDLISPHGSDKLKILMLDGEDRKKELKRAEGFPKLEMTTRETGDLIMLGIGGFTPLEGFMGEKDWKGVCADMKMSSGLFWPIPITLSHDEKLAPGTEICLVSGETKEIMGTMKVTESYQIDKDFECKHVFKTTDDQHPGVQMVKAQKAWNIAGPVKVLSESYFVKEFADVYQRPAESRAIFAEKGWKTVAALQLRNPMHRSHEYLAKIACEVSDGIYIHQLVGKLKPGDIPADVRVDCINTLVENYFVKDRVVTGGYPLDMRYAGPREGLLHALFRQNFGCTHMIIGRDHAGVGDYYGPFDAQQIFFDLWDGALKCKMLPIDWTFWCYKCGGMVSMKTCPHGKEDRLFLSGTALRKALSEEGEVPAEFSRPEILSILREYYAGIKDEDKVEVKMHGHATGEAEKKIKK, encoded by the coding sequence ATGGCCAAATCAGATCTGATATCCCCGCACGGAAGTGATAAGCTGAAGATCCTCATGCTTGACGGTGAGGACAGGAAAAAAGAGCTCAAGAGAGCGGAAGGTTTTCCTAAGCTTGAGATGACGACTCGCGAAACCGGCGACCTGATTATGCTCGGTATCGGAGGCTTCACTCCCTTAGAGGGATTCATGGGAGAGAAGGACTGGAAAGGCGTTTGCGCCGATATGAAGATGAGCAGTGGGCTCTTCTGGCCGATCCCGATCACACTCTCTCACGACGAGAAACTCGCCCCCGGAACTGAGATCTGCCTTGTTTCGGGTGAAACCAAGGAGATCATGGGTACGATGAAGGTTACGGAATCGTACCAGATCGACAAGGACTTCGAGTGCAAGCATGTATTCAAAACAACTGATGATCAGCATCCCGGCGTCCAGATGGTGAAAGCCCAGAAGGCATGGAATATTGCCGGTCCGGTGAAAGTCCTCTCTGAGAGCTATTTTGTCAAAGAGTTCGCCGATGTCTATCAGCGCCCAGCCGAAAGCCGCGCGATTTTTGCGGAAAAGGGCTGGAAGACCGTCGCAGCGTTGCAGCTTCGCAATCCGATGCACCGTTCACACGAATACCTTGCGAAGATAGCCTGCGAGGTTTCAGACGGAATCTATATTCATCAACTCGTGGGCAAACTGAAACCAGGCGACATCCCAGCGGATGTTCGCGTCGACTGCATAAATACTCTCGTCGAGAATTACTTCGTAAAGGATCGCGTTGTTACAGGTGGTTATCCACTTGATATGCGTTATGCCGGACCGCGCGAAGGCCTTTTGCATGCGCTCTTCCGCCAGAATTTCGGCTGCACACACATGATCATCGGCCGTGATCATGCCGGCGTCGGTGATTACTATGGTCCGTTCGACGCTCAGCAGATATTCTTCGATCTGTGGGATGGTGCGCTCAAATGCAAGATGCTGCCGATCGACTGGACTTTCTGGTGCTACAAATGTGGTGGAATGGTCTCGATGAAGACTTGCCCGCACGGCAAAGAAGACAGACTCTTCCTCTCCGGCACCGCGTTGCGTAAGGCACTTTCGGAAGAGGGCGAAGTCCCGGCGGAATTCAGCCGTCCGGAAATTCTAAGCATTCTGAGAGAGTACTACGCCGGTATCAAAGATGAAGATAAGGTTGAAGTCAAGATGCACGGTCATGCGACCGGTGAAGCAGAAAAGAAGATCAAGAAATAA